TAGAAGACCTGCCAGTTAAAAATACAGATCTAATTCAACATTTTCCCCCCTTATCAAATCATTTCATGAGATGAAGAATTTTCCAAATACTTGATCTCAATTCCTAGCATGAAAATCCGAGGTTGCATTTGAGATGCAGTCTCTAAACTGAATCTGAAACAAATCTCAGAGaacttataaaaaataagatgaacCTTTTACTTTGAAGGAAATGATACACAGAAGAGAGTGGTGGTACATTGCCATCCCTTATTGATTGCAAAAATAAGTATCAGCACAAGAGATTGTCCTTAGCATATTCACCTGTTATTGTTGACCTTCAGCACTTCAAGCTGATTCAAATGTCCTATTTCCACGGGAAGGCTAGTTAACTTGTTGTTGGCAAAGTAAAGTTGCCTCAAAGAAGTAATAGCACCTAGTGCAGGAGGAAGAGCTGTTAACCTGCATCAAACCGGCATCAGTATTGGAAGCTAAATCCATAGTCATAAACCATTAAAGGGGAACAGAACTGCCACTAGTAATGTGGCCCCAACAAATTTTTGAGGAATTAAATGGAAAGCAAGAACAACTATTTTTCCAGCATCTATTGTGACACATACTGCGGTAAGACAAATAAATCAAGCTCTCATACAGCTTCCAGTTTGACCAAACTTGATCCTCTCCCATCCTTGTGCCAGTAACTGCTAATTTCTAGAGTCCACATTGTCTCGCATAATGCCACTAGAATAGCACATGCAATGGACAAAGCCCGTGCTCCAGCTACTATACCACAGAGGTATCAAATAAACTCATCAGGAAGGGACTACTCACTCATTCTGATTCATGGATAGAACCGTCAGAAACTTGAGAGATGATAGACCTTCCCAATTAATGGACTGATCAGATAACCCATTAGCATCCATGAGCAACTTCTGCAAGTTGGAGATGCAGAGGGAAAGAAACTTTTGAGCACTTTTAAATGTTCTTTGACGAAGAAATGCTACTGAAATGGAGTAGAAATGACACGATATGAAGACTTTAGTACCTGCATGGAAGTCAAACTACCAATTCGTAGAGGCACACATTCAACAGAGTTGTTAGAGATATCGAGGATCCTTGTGGAAGGTCCACAGGCCCACACCTCATCTGGTATGAACTTTAAGCTCCAAGCATCAAGAATTAAACTAATATAAgtttgagagcttaaacgtgaATCTCATTTTGTTCAGTAAAATCAACTAAACAATTTCGAAGCCTTTAGCCTCTTAAACAACACATTTTCTTCTGCAGGCAATAAGGGAATCATCCATACCTCCAGATTGCGTTCAGCCAACGCAACGACTCCAGTGATTTTCCACCGTTCCAAATGCGTCTTATCAACCTTAGCCGCAGCCTTTTCTTTTGCCACATTGGAAGAACGGTTTGTCCCCCTTACAATTGGCTGAGCTCGCGCTGCTTTCAAAATCGGACCTTCCTGTAGGAAAAGATTCTACCATTTCAATCTCCAGAGACTCACCGTTCAATGCTCAACACTTCCGTTAGCtgaaagataaaattttgaGGGATACAAAGGACAGATAGCAATCTAAACACCAGCATATCGAGGCGCAAGAAGCCGAAAGCTATGAAATGAACGCATCCACACGAAACGAAGGCAAGATTCCGAACGCTACAGACACGATCAAAAATCACAGAATCCTTACCCCTTGATGTAGCCCTTGCGAAGCCATGAGCATGACCTTAGCCCCGCTCTTCACCTCCGACGCCCGCAGCGTCATCGAGTCGTCCAAGATCTTCCCTTTAATCGATGCACATTCAGTCACGCATAATAACGTCGAAGGAGAGACGGGGGACGAAtctcgcgcgcgcgcgcgcgtaTAAATCGGAAGGAGACGGGAAGGCGAGACGGACCTTTGAAGATGAGCTTCTGCCCGCGCGGGAGGACGTTGGTGAGGGGCTGGAGGAGGGACTTGACGTCTCGGATCGACGAGTCCGGCGACGCGGCGACCGGTATCGATCTCCCGCTGAACTTGACCGTGAAATTGACGCTTGTCTCCGCGCCCGAATCCTGATGGCtactcgtcgtcgtcgtcggaggaggaggaggactgCGATCTTCCATTTTGATTTCTGCTCAGTGCTCTGTATCTCTTctcgaggaagaaggagaagacggagaagaagaggaggaagaagagggggatGAAAGGACCAAAATAGCCTTGTCCAGGGATTtagttttcattattttcttagcTCAGGAAGACCGCCAATGTGAAGTTTTTCAGGATTAAATGAAACTAAGCACGTCTTTTTTTTAGGGCGATTATCGTAAGTAAggtaaataaattaaaaattaaaaaaaaaagattgagcaCGAGTAGGGAATTAGTTCTAAATCGAATTGTCCTTTGAGGCTGGAGAATCGAGGTGTTCTTTCATTGTAAGGAGGAGGCACCGAGCCTAGTTTTCAACGCGAATATTCTCCAATTATGCATGTATGAAGCTTTCTGTCCCTTCGGCATCTTAGAATATCGGTTACTGCAGCACGAAGTTGCGAGAATCCGGTCGATTTTACCGAAGGCTCGGATCGATCAAATGGCCAGAACAACTCGAGCTTAGTATTTACAGGAATGAAGGCAGCGTTCCATCACGGAATCTCGATCATCAAGAGCAGAGCTGAAGGCATGTAGGATCATGACTACAGTGGGAGGCGACTCTTCCGACAGGAATCGACCCCGTGTTTTGACTGGTCATCGATCGATCGAATTAGGTAGACGGGATCATTGGTTGTTCTCTCCGTCGAAAGTGGAATATGCTCAGAGTCAATTCGGGAGCAGAAGAAGATCCCGATTTCTAGCTTCCCGAGCGGGGAAGAAATCGAGCAGCAAAGGCCTCTTTTGTGGTCCGAAAAACGTATTAGAAAGTAGGAAGTGTGTCTGACCCTCCAAAGGACACGCATAAGAGGACACCAACTAATGTAGGATGAGCATAATTCGGGCCCACCTCCTAACCTTAAAACCAACCGGTCATCAATTTTGGAACCGAAGATTGATCTATTAAGCTTCAAACCGAAGAGTTGAACCAACCTAGATGGGTTTAGTCTAGTTCCAAGATCAATCCGgaaccaatcaataattttttattttaatttttgtactccttaaaagcGATTGAGGACTAGATTGAACCGATGAGTTCAATCCGGTTTCAAGATCAATCTAAGattaaccaataattttttatttcattttttgtacttcttgaaaAGGCAATTAAGAACCGTACCGACTTAATGAGTACGATGATGagcgaggtcagctaagaaaggcaagctatTGGGGTTCAAGTGAGGTGTGTGTCGAATAGAATGAGTATCGAATATCGAGTGAaaagcaacaagccaagcaagTATCAAGCGGCGAGCGGCACGAGTGACCAAAAGCGAGCAAGGCGAGTGGTGAGCGGAGAagatgtttcttttgattttggaaaactgAAGACTAAAAggacaaataagataaaagaGAACGAATATTAGAGGATGATGCCATAAGGAGTTGTTTATACCTTTTTGGACGTCGTGAGGGTtccttacaaaaacattttcctcattcataaattatgactattgacactatactaaaagacattaaaaatctaagttattaaagaataatataaaattatttgaactccCCATTAAATAGCTGAGTTTAATGTTATTGATACTTGGGTgcgtttattttaagattttttctatataaaaaatatatatatatatatataaggttgGGCCAATCGACCCGAGTGGGCTAGAATTCTAGGATCTAGGAAGTAGGACCCAAGATTGATCCCGGactgatgctcacccctaaactGATGGATGCGTCTGATACTCTAATTGCTATTTCCTTAACACACGTAAAAATTTTCCCCACaggattttttttcccctgatGGACACTACTCAACAGGGATGTTTCAAGGGACAAATTCGTGGTGAAGAAATGGCAGATTACTTGCGAAATCCGTGTTAAGTTCCAGTATCACACACATGcttttccctttccttcccAAGTACACCACCTCGCGATCAAGAAACACAACATACGATCCGTCCTAGTGGTTTCTGCATAGTCATTGTACCCCTCGGATGAACCTGGTTTGATCTAAAATATACGTACTTCCATTAGGATGGTCTTAAGTCAGTTACTCGAACATCGCGTTGGACCAATATTTTAGCCTCTTTCAAGGTGAGGGAGTTTGACGGGATAGGCCCAATCATGCCTCTATTATAATACTTGAAAGAGCTGTAGATGTTGAGAGCCTCGTCCATGACATATATAATTCATTAGTGGTCTAGAGGCCTCATCGAATGAAAGGGTTCCATGTAATGCGACCTGTGTTTTGGCATATGCTGGAATTTCTAGCAGATACATTCGTTACACCTTAAATGACGATCCTGGTCATAGACAGCATCAAGAAGTACTTCTCCTGGAAGCTGCCAAA
The nucleotide sequence above comes from Eucalyptus grandis isolate ANBG69807.140 chromosome 2, ASM1654582v1, whole genome shotgun sequence. Encoded proteins:
- the LOC104432623 gene encoding LRR repeats and ubiquitin-like domain-containing protein At2g30105, producing MEDRSPPPPPTTTTSSHQDSGAETSVNFTVKFSGRSIPVAASPDSSIRDVKSLLQPLTNVLPRGQKLIFKGKILDDSMTLRASEVKSGAKVMLMASQGLHQGEGPILKAARAQPIVRGTNRSSNVAKEKAAAKVDKTHLERWKITGVVALAERNLEFIPDEVWACGPSTRILDISNNSVECVPLRIGSLTSMQKLLMDANGLSDQSINWEGLSSLKFLTVLSMNQNELTALPPALGAITSLRQLYFANNKLTSLPVEIGHLNQLEVLKVNNNRISTLPLQIGDCISLVEVDLSSNLLLELPETLGNLRNLKALHLSNNGLKSLPGVLFTTCIQLSTLDLHNTEITADVLRQIEGWEGFDQRRRSKHQKQLDFRVVGSAEFDESADKK